TTGAGCGAAATCTTGATCTCGTGGAAGCTACGCTTTTCCAACAAGGCAACATGCTTGAGAGCGGATTCCACCATGGCCTCAGGCGTGGGGCCGCCATACTGCGCGAGCAGCTCCTTTTCCACGGAGCCGGAATTCACGCCGATGCGGATGGCCGCTCCGGCCGCTTTGGCTGCGTCCACTACGGCATCCACCTTGGCGGCCGTGCCGATGTTGCCCGGATTGATGCGCAGACCCTGCACGCCGGCTTCCAGCGCCGCCAGGGCCAGCTTGTGATCGAAATGAATGTCCGCCACGAGCGGCACCGGCGATGCTTCGCGAATGGCCCGGAGCGCCTCGGCCGCTTTCATGTCCGGCACGGCGCAACGCACCAGCGCCGCTCCCGCCTCTGCAAGCTCGCGAATCTGCGCTATGGTGGCCACGGCGTCGCGCGTGTCCGTGTTGGTCATGGACTGCACCACAACGGGGTGAGCGCCGCCAATGTGAATGTCGCCAACACGGATGGTTCGCGTTTCGCGTCTGGCCGGGCGGTAGGGATCGATCGCTCGATGCTGCGTGTGATCTTGCTGCTTCATATGGTTCGTTCGCTCTCGGTGGACCTCGCCTTACGTCATTTCCTCGCCCAAGAAAAGAGGATGATCAAGGGGGGCCTTGGGTTCCTTTTCGAGGAAATTCTGACCGGAACCTTAAGGATGTCTCAGGACGGACGATACAGTAGAGCAAGCACGCAGGAAGACCCGCGCCGGACAAGGATCGTCCGACGCTTGTTTGCAAGGAGCGCAACATCATGCAATTGGTCATTCGCATCCTTTCCATATTTCTTATCGCCACAGCCCTGGCGCTTTATGCCGTCGCCGCTTTTGCACAGGTCGGAGCACAGCCCGTGCCGACGGATTCCGTTCCCATGGTGGAACCACCCTTGGCAGTGGAGTCGGTCTCCCCGCAGCCGCCCGCGGCCGACTCCCAGCAGGCCGCGCGAATCGCCCACCAGTATCTTGACCAGGGCGCAGCCATGGGCGTGGGCAAGGCGCAGAAAGGCGTGGTGAGCGGTCAGGAAACGCACATCCTGCCCATGGAGGACATGTACTCCGGCACGATGGTTCCGGACGGCCGCGGCGGATACGTCTGGATGGGGCCGCGGCAGCCCATGGTTCCCCAGGACCCGGACAACGTGGCGGCTCGCGAGCTCAAGCTCATCATCAAGGAGCTCGCCGACCAGCTCGCAGAAGGCCCCATTGCCCCGGGCGTGACGGCCACCATGGCCCTGCCCACATCATTTGTGAGTCAGGACAACTTCGACGAGACATCATCCTTCGGCCGCTATTTCGGCGAGCAGATGATCTACGAGTTCGTTCGCCGCGGTTATCAGGTGAACGAGTACCGGCTCGATTCGGCCATCAATTCGCGCCCGGGCCAGGGAGATTTCCTGCTTTCCCGCCGTGTGGCCGGCCCGTCGCGCCAGCACCGCGGCATGGCCATTCTTGTGGGCACCTACTACGCCGACCGGCAAAACGTCTTCGTGAACGCACGATTGGTGGAGGCCACCACCGGACGCGTACTGCGCGCCGGCAACGTGGTTTTCCCGCAGACGCTCGTTTCAAAGCAGATGCTCGCCAACACCACGCGCACCCTGGAGCAGGAGTTCGTCAACCTCCGTGACTACGACACCATGGTGGGGCGCTCCAACCTCACCGACATCGACAAAGGCTTCGACATACGCTGAGGCACCCATGCGCACCTTCACTTCCATTATCATCCTGGCGTTGCTCGCGTTGTGGTTCACTGCCCTGACTGGTTGCGAAGGATACACCAGGCCGCCTGCCCGCGCCGATGTAGCTGCCGTGCCCTACCACGAGCACAGCCTCTGGAATCTTTACCGCGCCCGGGACTACATGGCCCAAGGCCGGTACGAGATTGCTCGCGAGCATCTGGCGCTGGCGCGGTCCACCGCCAAGACCAAGGAAATGCAAGAACTGCTCGACCGCGAGATAGCCGCCGTCAACGCAGCCATCCGCACACGCCGCTGACAGACTTCCCCAAGGAGACGCACCATGCGCCGCACCACACCCGCCATCATTCTTACCCTGCTCCTGCTGCTCATCTTCGCCGGGCCGGCCATGGGCGCGAAGCTGCCCGCCATGGCCCAGGCCCTTGCCGAAGACCTGAGCCAGCAGATAGCGGACAAGCTCGGCCATTCCGGGATGGGTAATAATGGCCCCTCGCTCATCGTGACCACGCCCGTGAACCTGAGCGACCTGGAGTCGGCCTCGCCCTTGTCCCGTCTTCTGGCCGAAGAGATGGCCACACACTTCACAAGAAACGGATACGCGGTGAAGGAAATCCGCAAAGGGTCATCGGTGCTGTTCCGGCCGCAGACCGGCGAACTCATGCTGTCCCGTCGGGTGCACCTGCTGAGCGAACGGGCCGTGCAGTCCGCGCTCATTCTCACCGGCACGTACACAGCCACCAGCAAGCATGTGCGTTTCAACATCCGGCTGGTGCACGCCGCCAGCGATGAGGTTCTGGCCATGTCCAGCATGAGCCTGCCTCTGGACAGCGAGGCCCGCGAGTTGTTGGGCGACGGGATGGTGAACGCCAATCCGGGCCTGGCGCCGTCCGTGTACACACGATTCACGCGCGACGCACTCATGGCCGCGCACTGATCAACACACGGCCACAGTTTCAAGATATATCGTAATACAAAAGCGCTGCCGGAACTCCTGCAGCGCTTTTGTGTTTTGGCAACCCCAGTTCATTTCGGATGCAGAAAGTCTCTGTTGTTCAATGGTTTGCTGCAAGGACGGCCACGCAGAAAGCGGGGCCACACGTCGAACGCCGCGAGAGCCGAACGCCCCTGGAACTCTGCTCTATGCAATATACCCCTGGGTTCTTCAGGTAACGATACGCAGCAAATCAAACAACGGGCCGACCTCTTTCAGTGTATAGCATTTTCAGTTATTATCGAATTCAAAATTATCGCCGTGCACGCTTCGCCATTTCTGGATAGTTTGATGAACAACAGCACACACGAGGAATTGTACATCGGCCCCTGTACGCTGGACGACATGGAAGGAATCGTTGCCGTGTGGCGCGAATGCGGCCTGACAGCCCCGCAGAACAATCCCTGGAAAGACATCCAGCGCAAACTGCGCCAGAACGATGGCCTCTTTCTGGTGGCGCGGACAATGGACCAGAACGACGGCCGGGTGATCGGCACGGTAATGGGCGGCTACGACGGCCACCGCGGCTGGATATACTACCTGGGCGTGCTGCCGGCCTACCAGGGCGCCGACATCGGCAGAAAGCTCGTGGAATGCGTGACGCGTAAACTCGCCGTCCAAGGCTGCCCGAAAATCAATCTCCAGGTGCGGGCATCGAACCTTCAGTGCCTCGGTTTTTACGAAACCCTGGGCTTCGAGCGTGAAGCCGTGCTGAGCTACGGAAAACGGCTGGACGATTGAGCCTCGTACCGACAATTCCGTACCGCACACGCCGACCGGCTGGCAGACTCTGACGGCGTTACCTCCAACGGCATTTCCGCCCACAATGCACAGTGTCCGACATGCTCGTGGTCATTGTTTGAACCGCGGCCAAGGGTGGTCGCGTTTCCGGATTCCAGACGCATGCGCTTCGTCGTAGGGTAGTGCTTTGCGCCAACCCGCAACGCACGAGGAGACAAGCATGGCGCAACAGATATCCGATAATCCGTTCTTGATCGCCACCGAAAAACGGATATGCGATAAGAACCCGCTGTCCTCCCCATGAGTCTGGCGAGCCAATCAGGGAGCGTGTATCGACTGCACTGCCCGCGGCGGTCGGAAGTACTTTTACACAGATGCTCTCAAATTGAAGCGTCCGCATCCCAACTGCAATTGCACCCTCAATGTTTGGCCGACAAACCTTGGCCAAGATTATGCCATCCCTCCGTATCTTTTTAGCAAGCTTTCGACTCCCCCGCCTCCACCGTAATTTTTTATGAAAAAAATGCCTCGCGGATAGATCTAAGATTTGCATCTCCCGGTCAATCCACATATTGTTCCCTCGATGTGCATTTCTGGGGACAATATCCCCCTCTCCTACTCTCTGGTTGCTGATAAAACACTCCGTACTGCACGAGTTCGAGTCTTTGGACGGCCTCATGCTGTTACGCTTCATTACGCCCACGCCGGCTTGCATGGCGTTTTGGCATCGCCTGCCTTCGGACCATGCCCACGTCGAATCCTCGATTTGATCCGCTCCGCTTCCTCGAACAAGAGCGCAAACCATACTCAATAACAGACCTCACTCAGCAAGGGGAGGCGCGACGCAATGAACAAGCCAAGCATTGGCACGAGCCTGGAAGGGCTGCCGTATATTTTCTTCTTTTCCCTCTGTAGTCTTGCCTTCGGGATGCTGGAATGGTGGATCGTCACGGTGATTTTTTTGATTCTCACAGCCCTGGCGTTGAATTTCTTCCGCGATCCCGAGCGTGTACCTCCCGAGGATGAGACGTTGGCCGTATCCCCGGCAGACGGGAAGGTCATCAAGGTTGCGACCGTGACTGACCCATTTTCGGGCGAAGAACGCACTGTGGTGTCCATCTTCATGAACATTTTTAACGTGCACGTGAACCGCATGCCGGCGCCGGGCATCGTCACGCGCATGCGCTACCATCCGGGCAAGTTCGTCAACGCCTCCTTCGACAAGGCCTCGGAGCATAACGAGCGCCACGCCATACGCGTGTCCGGCGAGCACGGTGAGTGGACCGTGGTGCAGATTGCGGGGCTCGTAGCCCGGCGCATTGTGCCCTGGTGCCAAGTGGGCGACTCCCTGGCCCGAGGAGAGCGTTTTGGGCTGATAAAATTCGGCTCCAGGGTTGACGTCTACCTGCCTGCCGACTACCAATCCATAGTTTCCGAAGGGGAAACCGTGTTTGCCGGACAGACGGCCATCGCCGCACCGAACAAGAACTCGCAACCGTGACATCGGGACGATACGCCCAGGAACCATGGACGAACCAGCCAAAAATCTGCCCGTGCACAGGGGCGTCTACATTCTGCCAAATCTGCTGACCACGGCGAGTCTCTGCGCCGGTTTCATGAGCATGGTCATGGTCCAGCGCGGCGAGTTTGAGAATGCCGCCATCGCCATTCTCGTCTCCTGGGTCTTCGACGGCCTCGATGGCAAGGTCGCCCGCCTCACCCGTACCACCAGCGAGTTCGGAGTCCAGTTCGACTCCCTGTCAGACGTGGTCGCCTTCGGCGCCGCGCCGGCATTCATGATCTACAATTGGGCCCTGGTCGACTATGGCCGTCTGGGTATGATGGCCGCCTTCTTCTTCCTTGCTTGCGGCGCAATGCGCTTAGCGCGCTTCAACATCCAGCGCAAGGTGGCCTTGAAGCACAACTTCGTGGGCCTGCCCATTCCGGCGGCGGGCTGCACAATCGCCACCATGGTCCTATTTGCCGAACGCCTGCCAGAGATGGCCTTGCCCGAGGTCATGGAGCCTTTGGCCCTGGTCCTGGCCTTCGGCCTGCCCATCCTCATGGTCAGCAAGGTACTCTACCCCTCATTTAAGGATCATGTCTGGTTCAAAGCCCAACCCTTCGGTTCCATGGTCACGGCAATCCTGCTTTTCGTGTTTGTGGCTTCGGATCCGTACCTGTTTGGCTTCCCGCTGTTCCTCGGCTATGGCATGTTCGGCGTGCTCTATACCTTCGCAGTCCTGGCAAAGTCCCCTTCCAAACGACTGGGCCACTGCCCGCAGGAGTCTACCGAGGAAATCTCGTAGGCCACGCAGTAAGCGTGACCACGCGGCGAACGCCGCGAAAGCAGAATGTTTGAAACATACGATGTGATCCAAAAGCATATCGACCTGGAACAGAACGGTATCTGAGCATAGAGTAATTCTTTCATATTTTTATACTTGCTAGAACCATCCATTCGGGCTAATCTTGTAATAATATTGGCCGTACCTTTGGGGAGCTCTTCGAATTTCGGAGATGCTGCCCTTTTTTACTGGCGATTTTTGTCTGGAACAATATGGATTAACTTATGCATGGCGTATTGATTTATTCCGAAATACTTATTTGCATCGAAGCGCTGCAGTTTCGCCGCAGTGTTGCAACCTGAAATCGCCCGCAACTTTACGATCTACACAGAGGGCGTTTCGATACGTCCTCTTTTTTTTGCCTTGGGGTTGTACAAGATACGTAAGGCACCACATATCAGCCATCGCCACGCGCTATGGAGGAATTCATGAACACACAACCTGCCATCATAATTACCAGTCGCGACGCAGATCGTCTGGAATCCCTGCTCGAATCGTTATCTGCCGATACGTTGCAGGAAATAGAAGCCCTAGAAGGCGAACTGGACCGCGCCGTGATTGTCGAGCCTCAAGAGGTTTCCCCAAACGTTGTGACGATGAACTCGACAGTCCGGTTCGCCTTGTACCCGGCAGGCAGCGAGCACCGGCGTAAGCTGGTCTATCCGGGCGCGGCGGGTTCCGGCGAAGACACTGTCTCCATTCTCGCACCTGTGGGAAGCGCACTGCTCGGGCTTGCCGAGGGCGATGAGATACAATGGCCCAACGCCAACGGCGGCGTGTTCCGGCTAGTAGTGCACGCTGTTGAGGATCAGCCGGAACGTTCCGGCAATTATCACTTGTAAGACTCTATCGCAGGCGCCGGCGGAGGTCTTCGGACTGCTGCCAGCGCACGCTGTTGCACGTACATCGCTCCCTCAACTCCACCGGTGAAAGGAGGTCTCATGGTGGATATTTCCGCAAAGAAGACAACATCGCTCAACCCGACGGACATCCTGTTCCAGACGCCATACTGGGCGAAGGTCAAATCCCGTCTGGGCCTGGAGCCCCATGCATTTGACATTTTTTCGACCGGTTCGTGGGGCGACGTTCTCGTGCTGCTCAAGAATTGCGGCAACCATACGATCGCTCTTGTGCCCCAGGGACCAGAGTGCGCTCCGAGAGAAGATGAGCGAGGCCTGTTTCTAGAAAGCCTGTCAGAGGCCCTGGCGGAAGATCTGGGGCCGAATGTTGCGCTCATCCGGTATGACCTGCCGTGGCGGTCGCAATATGCAGGCGAAATGAAAGAGCAAGGCTG
This DNA window, taken from Oceanidesulfovibrio indonesiensis, encodes the following:
- the ispG gene encoding flavodoxin-dependent (E)-4-hydroxy-3-methylbut-2-enyl-diphosphate synthase → MKQQDHTQHRAIDPYRPARRETRTIRVGDIHIGGAHPVVVQSMTNTDTRDAVATIAQIRELAEAGAALVRCAVPDMKAAEALRAIREASPVPLVADIHFDHKLALAALEAGVQGLRINPGNIGTAAKVDAVVDAAKAAGAAIRIGVNSGSVEKELLAQYGGPTPEAMVESALKHVALLEKRSFHEIKISLKSSSVMHTVAAYRILADRVDYPLHIGVTEAGTLVSGSVKSAVGLGVLLYEGVGDTLRVSLTHDPVAEVGVAWQILRSLGLGERGPEIISCPTCGRTEIDLIHLAEEVEARLRTVDEVFTVAVMGCVVNGPGEAKEADIGIAGGRNKGIIFKKGEVVRTVRGRENLLPAFLDELDVFLAHRRGES
- a CDS encoding FlgO family outer membrane protein, whose product is MQLVIRILSIFLIATALALYAVAAFAQVGAQPVPTDSVPMVEPPLAVESVSPQPPAADSQQAARIAHQYLDQGAAMGVGKAQKGVVSGQETHILPMEDMYSGTMVPDGRGGYVWMGPRQPMVPQDPDNVAARELKLIIKELADQLAEGPIAPGVTATMALPTSFVSQDNFDETSSFGRYFGEQMIYEFVRRGYQVNEYRLDSAINSRPGQGDFLLSRRVAGPSRQHRGMAILVGTYYADRQNVFVNARLVEATTGRVLRAGNVVFPQTLVSKQMLANTTRTLEQEFVNLRDYDTMVGRSNLTDIDKGFDIR
- a CDS encoding FlgO family outer membrane protein; translation: MRRTTPAIILTLLLLLIFAGPAMGAKLPAMAQALAEDLSQQIADKLGHSGMGNNGPSLIVTTPVNLSDLESASPLSRLLAEEMATHFTRNGYAVKEIRKGSSVLFRPQTGELMLSRRVHLLSERAVQSALILTGTYTATSKHVRFNIRLVHAASDEVLAMSSMSLPLDSEARELLGDGMVNANPGLAPSVYTRFTRDALMAAH
- a CDS encoding GNAT family acetyltransferase, coding for MNNSTHEELYIGPCTLDDMEGIVAVWRECGLTAPQNNPWKDIQRKLRQNDGLFLVARTMDQNDGRVIGTVMGGYDGHRGWIYYLGVLPAYQGADIGRKLVECVTRKLAVQGCPKINLQVRASNLQCLGFYETLGFEREAVLSYGKRLDD
- a CDS encoding phosphatidylserine decarboxylase family protein, producing the protein MNKPSIGTSLEGLPYIFFFSLCSLAFGMLEWWIVTVIFLILTALALNFFRDPERVPPEDETLAVSPADGKVIKVATVTDPFSGEERTVVSIFMNIFNVHVNRMPAPGIVTRMRYHPGKFVNASFDKASEHNERHAIRVSGEHGEWTVVQIAGLVARRIVPWCQVGDSLARGERFGLIKFGSRVDVYLPADYQSIVSEGETVFAGQTAIAAPNKNSQP
- the pssA gene encoding CDP-diacylglycerol--serine O-phosphatidyltransferase — translated: MDEPAKNLPVHRGVYILPNLLTTASLCAGFMSMVMVQRGEFENAAIAILVSWVFDGLDGKVARLTRTTSEFGVQFDSLSDVVAFGAAPAFMIYNWALVDYGRLGMMAAFFFLACGAMRLARFNIQRKVALKHNFVGLPIPAAGCTIATMVLFAERLPEMALPEVMEPLALVLAFGLPILMVSKVLYPSFKDHVWFKAQPFGSMVTAILLFVFVASDPYLFGFPLFLGYGMFGVLYTFAVLAKSPSKRLGHCPQESTEEIS
- the rnk gene encoding nucleoside diphosphate kinase regulator gives rise to the protein MNTQPAIIITSRDADRLESLLESLSADTLQEIEALEGELDRAVIVEPQEVSPNVVTMNSTVRFALYPAGSEHRRKLVYPGAAGSGEDTVSILAPVGSALLGLAEGDEIQWPNANGGVFRLVVHAVEDQPERSGNYHL